The Thermoleophilaceae bacterium genome includes a window with the following:
- the tatC gene encoding twin-arginine translocase subunit TatC, protein MAKIKPVSHDDRLSVVDHLDELRSRIVISLLGLGVAFALCGWQNHAILDLLNEPLPDGQEPITLGPTEPFLTTITIALYAAIVLALPLILYQIYAFVLPAFSPAERRVAFPLLLLVPVLFIGGVVFAYFVILGPAIDFLLGFNADEFNTQLRARDYYSFAALLLAAMGVLFQVPVGVLAVTRLGIVSVAQLRKNRRYAILGMAVVAALLPTIDPVTLLLEMVPLIILYEVSILLAAAFGRPPDEAGDDERASTEGP, encoded by the coding sequence GTGGCCAAGATCAAGCCGGTCTCCCACGACGACCGCCTGAGCGTCGTCGACCATCTCGACGAGCTTCGCTCCCGCATCGTCATCTCGCTGCTCGGCCTGGGTGTGGCGTTCGCTCTCTGCGGCTGGCAGAACCACGCGATCCTCGACCTGCTGAACGAGCCCCTCCCCGATGGGCAGGAGCCCATCACGCTGGGGCCCACCGAGCCCTTCCTCACCACCATCACGATCGCGCTGTACGCGGCCATCGTCCTCGCGCTGCCGCTGATCCTCTACCAGATCTACGCGTTCGTCCTGCCCGCTTTCAGCCCGGCGGAGCGGCGGGTGGCGTTCCCGCTGCTGCTGCTGGTACCGGTGCTCTTCATAGGCGGCGTCGTGTTCGCCTACTTCGTGATCCTGGGCCCGGCGATCGACTTCCTGCTCGGCTTCAACGCCGACGAGTTCAACACGCAGCTGCGGGCGCGCGACTACTACAGCTTCGCCGCGCTGCTGCTCGCCGCGATGGGAGTCCTGTTTCAGGTGCCGGTGGGCGTCCTGGCCGTCACGCGGCTGGGCATCGTCAGCGTCGCCCAGCTCAGGAAGAACCGCCGCTACGCGATCCTCGGCATGGCCGTGGTGGCGGCCCTGCTGCCCACCATCGACCCGGTGACGCTGCTGCTGGAGATGGTCCCGCTGATCATCCTGTACGAGGTGTCTATCCTCCTCGCTGCCGCCTTCGGCCGGCCGCCCGACGAGGCGGGCGACGACGAACGCGCGTCCACCGAAGGCCCCTGA
- a CDS encoding twin-arginine translocase TatA/TatE family subunit: MPNIGPLEIVIVLVIVLIIFGPKRLPDLGRSLGRGMREFKDSVTGKDSDDEDEDRPELTKAESDEQASAERREKSSADAS, from the coding sequence ATGCCCAACATCGGCCCACTCGAAATAGTCATCGTTCTCGTGATCGTCCTGATCATCTTCGGGCCCAAGCGCCTGCCCGACCTCGGCAGGTCCCTGGGCAGGGGCATGCGCGAGTTCAAGGACTCCGTCACCGGCAAGGACTCCGATGACGAGGACGAGGACCGGCCGGAGCTGACCAAGGCGGAGTCCGACGAGCAGGCATCCGCCGAGCGTCGCGAGAAGAGCTCCGCGGACGCCTCCTAG
- the dcd gene encoding dCTP deaminase: MVLSDRTIRSEIEAGRVVIDPYDPGLVQPSSIDVRVDRQFRVFHNARHPYIDVRQPMDDLTELVEVNGDEAFILHPGEFVLGQTLERVTLPDDLVARLEGKSSLGRLGLLIHSTAGFVDAGFSGNLTLELSNVANLPITIYHGMPIGQLSFMRMDGPVEHPYGTGKGSKYQGQAEPTPSRFYLNFEREK; this comes from the coding sequence GTGGTGCTCAGCGACCGCACGATTCGCAGCGAGATCGAGGCCGGGAGGGTGGTCATCGATCCGTATGACCCGGGCCTGGTCCAGCCCTCGAGCATCGACGTCCGGGTGGACCGGCAGTTCCGCGTGTTCCACAACGCGCGCCACCCCTACATCGACGTCCGGCAGCCGATGGATGACCTCACCGAGCTGGTGGAGGTCAACGGCGACGAGGCGTTCATCCTGCACCCGGGGGAGTTCGTTCTCGGTCAGACACTCGAGCGCGTCACGCTGCCCGACGACCTCGTGGCGCGGCTGGAGGGCAAGAGCTCGCTCGGCCGCCTGGGCCTGCTCATCCACTCCACCGCCGGCTTCGTGGACGCGGGCTTCTCAGGCAACCTCACGCTCGAGCTCTCGAACGTGGCCAACCTCCCGATCACGATCTATCACGGCATGCCGATCGGGCAGCTCTCGTTCATGCGCATGGACGGGCCCGTGGAGCACCCCTATGGCACCGGGAAGGGGTCGAAGTACCAGGGTCAGGCGGAGCCCACGCCCAGCCGTTTCTACCTCAACTTCGAGCGGGAGAAGTGA